In Halothermothrix orenii H 168, the sequence GTGGAAAGTCCTTTAAAAAAGAAGAAGATATCATGGATGTCTGGTTTGATTCAGGGTCAAGTCATAAAGCTGTTCTGGAGACCAGGGACCATCTATCCTGGCCTTCTCAGCTCTATCTTGAAGGTACTGACCAGTATCGTGGTTGGTTTAATTCTTCATTGTTGACAGCAGTGGCAACTGAGGGCAAACCACCCTATGAAGCTGTTGTTACCAACGGTTTTGTGGTGGATGATAAGGGTAATAAGATGTCCAAATCTATTGGAAACGTAGTTTCTCCTCAGGATGTTATTAAGAGGTACGGAGCTGATATCCTTAGATTATGGGTTGCTTCTTCTAATTTCAAAGATGATGTCAGGGTATCAGACCGGATTTTAAAACAGAATTCTGAGGTGTATCGCCGCATAAGAAATACATTCCGGTTTATCCTCGGTAACATTAATGACTTTAACCCCGGACAGCATTATGTAGATTATAATGATAGAGCTGAAATCGACCGGTGGATAATGATTAAACTTCAGGATTTGATTAAAGATGTAACCCGTGCCTATGATGAATATGAATATCACCGGGTATATCATGATGTTCATAATTTCTGCACCATAGAAATGAGTTCACTTTACGTAGATATTGTTAAAGACCGACTCTATACAGATGGAACAAATTCTCTAAGCCGGCGCTCAGCCCAGAGTACCCTCTATGATATCCTTCTTGTTCTGGTTAAACTGGTAGCTCCTGTATTGGCTCATACAGCAGAAGAAGTCTGGCAGCATCTTGATGAAAGCTCAAAAGATGCAGAGAGTATCTTTTTAACAGACTGGCCTGAGGTTGTTAATGAGTATTATGATGATAGGCTCATGTCTAAGTGGGATAAACTTCTTGAGGTCAGGAAGGATGTGGCCAAAGCGCTGGAGCTGTCCCGGGAAAATAAGGAAATCGGTAATTCACTGGATGCCAGAGTGATTCTGGTGCCTGTTGATGATAAACAAAGACAATTACTGAAAGATAATATAGATATTTTACCGGATCTATTCATTGTTTCCCAGGTAGAGTTACAGGGTGAAACTGGTGAAGGATTCCATAAAGGTAGTGAAACCGGAATTTCTGTTTCTGTAGTAAAAGCTTCAGGTGAAAAGTGTGCCCGGTGCTGGAAATACAGTGAAGCGGTAGGCAACGACGAAGAACACCCCGAATTATGTGAACGCTGTGTTGAAGTGGTAAGAACTGAAGTTTAAATGACAGGAATAAAATAACAAGCCCCCTGACCTTTTTCCGGGTCACGGGGCTTATTTACTTTTAACCTGTTTATTTATTTTTTTCTGGTTTATAATATTTCATTAATCAAATATTTTTATTTTAGCCCATTTCATAGATTTAAAGCGGCGATTTATTAGTATTGAGAAAATTATAAAGGAACTTATTTCTGCTATCCAGACTCCGGCTACTCCATATTGTAAAATGATGGCAAAGACATAGGATAAAGGAATAAAAATAGTCCAGAGTCTTAATGATGTCAAGATCATGGCTCCCCTGGTATCACCGGCTCCCCTCAGAGCCCCGGCCATAATGATCATAAAAGCCAGGAGGGGTTGATTAAAACCGGCAATCTTAAGAGAATTAATGGCCCTTGATATCAAAGGAGATTCACTGGTAAAAATACTGAGTATTGGTACCGGTAACAGGAAGAAAATAGTTCCCATAAAAATACCCCAGACTATTCCCAGCAGGGCAGCAGTATACCCGGTATCCAGGGATTTTTCAGGATTTTTTTCTCCAAGGTGTTTCCCCACCAGGGTTGTAGTGGCTATAGCTATTCCGATGGCCGGCATAAATGAGGTTGATTCAATATTTATTAGTATTCTGAAAGCTGCTTCTGATGTTGTATCCAGTTTTGAAATAATTATACCATTAGTAAAAAAAGCCAGCTGCATAAAAAATTGTTCCAGGGCGGCAGCATAACTTAACTTCCAGAGGGGTTTTATAATATAAGTAGAAATCCTGAGACTATGGAAATGAAGTTTAATCTTTCTTTCGCCTGATATTAAAATATAAAGGTACAAAAAGGCAGCAATAGCCCGGGAAATAGTTGTAGAAAGGGCAGCCCCGGCTATACCGAGCTCGGGGAAGACATAGAAACCTGTCATCAGGGCATAGTTCCCAAAGATATTTAAAATGTTAGCCATACCGGTTATATACATTGGTGTTTTGGTGTCTCCCGCTCCCCTGAGGCTGGCAGCGGCCGCAAACGAAATAAACATAAATAACTGACTGAATGAGACAACTTTTAGATAGCTAAGCCCCATCTGGTATACGTTTTTTGAGATATCAAATACTTTAAGAATTTGATCTCCATAAAAGTAGGATGCCATAAAAATAATAATGCCAATAAACAGGTTTAGGGTTAAATTTTCACCGACAATCTTATTCAAACGTTTATAATTTTTCTCACCATAGCTTCTGGCCACCATAGCTGTGGCTCCAGCATTGAAAGAGGAAAATATAAATATCAGGGTAAAAATAATTTGATTGGCAAAACCTACGGCAGCAAGACCTTCTTTTCCAATTATCCGGCTAATCATCAAGGTATCGGCAAACCCCAGCATGGTATTGAGGCTCATTTCCATTACTGCCGGAAAGGCCAGGACAAGTATATTTTTTATCATTTCTTTTCTTCGGTTTATTTCATTGATTAACAGCATAATA encodes:
- a CDS encoding MATE family efflux transporter, which translates into the protein MLLINEINRRKEMIKNILVLAFPAVMEMSLNTMLGFADTLMISRIIGKEGLAAVGFANQIIFTLIFIFSSFNAGATAMVARSYGEKNYKRLNKIVGENLTLNLFIGIIIFMASYFYGDQILKVFDISKNVYQMGLSYLKVVSFSQLFMFISFAAAASLRGAGDTKTPMYITGMANILNIFGNYALMTGFYVFPELGIAGAALSTTISRAIAAFLYLYILISGERKIKLHFHSLRISTYIIKPLWKLSYAAALEQFFMQLAFFTNGIIISKLDTTSEAAFRILINIESTSFMPAIGIAIATTTLVGKHLGEKNPEKSLDTGYTAALLGIVWGIFMGTIFFLLPVPILSIFTSESPLISRAINSLKIAGFNQPLLAFMIIMAGALRGAGDTRGAMILTSLRLWTIFIPLSYVFAIILQYGVAGVWIAEISSFIIFSILINRRFKSMKWAKIKIFD